The Coffea arabica cultivar ET-39 chromosome 8e, Coffea Arabica ET-39 HiFi, whole genome shotgun sequence genome window below encodes:
- the LOC113704854 gene encoding uncharacterized protein translates to MANARTLRELAAPNLNQQPLCITFPSLSENTSFELKSGLIALLPSFHGLPGEEPYKHLQEFDVVCNNMKPSGITEEQIKMRAFPFSLKDSAKDWLYYLSPGSITTWDQLKKKFLDKYFPASRAASLRKEICGIKQHSGESLYEYWERFNFLLHKCSQHQISEQLLIQYFYEGLLFRDRSIIDAASGGALVNKTPQETRELIERMAENSQQFGTREDVPIRRVNEVETPSMQQQLTELTAFVRQQAVRNASQARVCGICTGIGHSAEMCPMIQEETAEQVNMADYAPAPRKQYDPYSSTYNPGWRDHPNLSYGGNRQPNFTPNRQSNFVPNKPPGYQQQYQPRPPPPSSSGQSWEEMMKQIMTTMAQNQQRTEATIMQHQQRTEATIMQHQQRTDSEMQDIRNQISQMATTINRLESQVNGRLPSQPELNLKNVSAMTLRSGKEIQGPEPMIPKDKDEEKIENELEREDINGADPKVLPDPVITAKTNPPPFPSRLEKSKKQDKEKEILEVFRKVEINIPLLDAIKQVPKYVKFLRNFCVNRRRLREDERVIVGENVSAVLQRKLPPKCGDPGRFTVPCKIGNTLIRNTLLDLGASINVMPKSMYASLNLGPLKETEIIIQLADRTNAYPDGLVEDVLVKVNELI, encoded by the coding sequence ATGGCTAATGCAcgaacattaagggagttggctgccccTAATTTAAATCAGCAGCCTTTGTGCATTACTTTCCCGAGTTTGAGTGAAAACACTTCATTTGAGTTAAAATCTGGTTTGATTGCTCTTTTACCCTCTTTTCATGGTTTACCAGGTGAAGAACCGTATAAGCATCTGCAGGAATTTGATGTCGTATGCAACAATATGAAACCCTCGGGGATTACAgaagagcagataaaaatgagggcattccccttttccttgaagGATTCTGCAAAGGACTGGCTATACTACCTGTCACCAGGTAGCATCACCACGTGGgaccaattgaagaaaaaatttttggataaatattTTCCTGCGTCCAGGGCTGCAagtctaagaaaagaaatttgtgggATCAAGCAGCATTCAGGGGAGTCGCTCTATGAGTATTGGGAACGGTTCAACTTCTTGTTGCACAAGTGTTCCCAGCACCAGATAAGTGAGCAATTGCTCATTCAGTATTTTTATGAGGGACTCCTTTTTAGAGACAGGAGCATaattgatgctgcaagtggaggggcacTGGTGAACAAAACCCCTCAAGAAACACGGGAGTTGATAGAGAGGATGGCAGAGAATTCACAACAATTCGGTACGAGAGAGGATGTTCCAATACGCAGGGTGAATGAGGTAGAGACACCCTCCATGCAGCAGCAGCTAACTGAGTTGACCGCGTTTGTTAGGCAACAGGCTGTGAGAAATGCATCACAAGCCAGGGTATGCGGGATTTGCACTGGTATAGGTCACTCTGCAGAAATGTGCCCAATGATTCAGGAAGAAACTGCAGAACAGGTGAACATGGCTGACTACGCGCCCGCGCCAAGGAAGCAGTACGACCCTTACTCAAGCACCTACAACCCCGGGTGGAGAGATCATCCCAACCTCAGTTATGGAGGGAATAGGCAACCCAACTTTACACCGAACAGGCAGTCTAACTTTGTGCCAAATAAGCCACCAGGGTACCAGCAGCAGTACCAACCCCGACCACCTCCGCCCTCAAGCTCTGGTCAATCTTGGGAGGAGATGATGAAACAAATAATGACAACCATGGcgcaaaatcagcaaaggacggagGCAACCATTATGCAACATCAGCAAAGGACGGAGGCAACCATTATGCAACATCAGCAAAGGACGGACTCCGAAATGCAGGATATAAGGAATCAGATAAGTCAAATGGCCACAACAATCAACCGTTTGGAGTCCCAAGTAAATGGAAGATTGCCATCCCAACCTGAACTGAACCTGAAGAACGTAAGCGCAATGACTTTAAGGAGCGGGAAGGAAATTCAGGGGCCTGAACCTATGATCCCTAAGGATAAGGATGAGGAAAAGatcgaaaatgagcttgaaaggGAGGACATCAATGGTGCAGACCCAAAGGTACTTCCTGACCCAGTAATTACAGCTAAAACTAACCCGCCTCCTTTTCCTAGCAGGTTGGAAAAATCGAAGAAGCAGGATAAGGAAAAGGAGATTTTGGAGGTTTTTCGCAAGGTTGAGATAAATATCCCCCTCTTAGACGCAATCAAACAAGTACCAAAATATGTCAAATTCCTAAGGAACTTTTGTGTCAACCGAAGGCGATTGAGGGAAGATGAACGAGTTATTGTTGGGGAGAATGTATCAGCAGTTCTCCAAAGAAAGCTACCACCAAAGTGTGGGGATCCAGGTAGGTTTACTGTCCCATGCAAGATAGGTAATACCCTGATTAGAAATACCTTACTGGATTTAGGAGCATCGATCAACGTAATGCCCAAATCTATGTATGCTTCTCTGAATCTCGGTCCATTAAAAGAAACCGAGATAATAATTCAATTAGCTGACCGAACAAATGCATACCCTGATGGGTTGGTCGAGGATGTGCTGGTTAAAGTTAATGAATTGATATGA